ACCTATTACAACAAGGAAGTCCAGACCTTCGAAAAGCAGGGCGATCCGGGTCTCGCCGCTGCGAAATAAAAGGCTGCTTTAGCGACGTTGTCGGGCCGCCAGAAGCGGCCCGTCTCCAGCCCGGATGGGCAGACAGCACCGGGAGGAGTTTTTCAGCATGCAGACGGTTTTCAGCATCCTCATCGATGCGCTTGCCTATGGCATGGTCCTGTTCATCATCTCCATCGGCCTTTCGGTCACGATGGGGCTGATGCGGGTGGTCAATCTGGCGCATGGCGCCTTCGCCATGATTGGCGGTTATCTCGCCTCCTATGCCGCCCATGGCCTCGGCCTTGGTTATGCGGCGGCGATCCTCGTCGCCATCGTCGGCACGATCGTCATCGCCATTCCGCTTGAGCGTTTCCTTTATCGCCGCATCTATGGCGCGCCTGAGCTGACGCAGGTGCTGATGACCATCGGCATCACCTTCTGCATCATCGGCATCGCCAATTTCGTCTTCGGACCCACTTTGAAGACCATTCCGCTGCCGCAGCAGCTCGCCGGCCCGACCGACCTCGGCTTCCGCACCATCGCCACCCACCGCATCTTCGCCATTGCCTGCGGGCTGGCCGTGGCCGGTGCGCTGTGGTTCACCTTCGAAAAGACCGCCTTCGGCATCAAGCTGCGGGCGGCGGTCGATAATGCCGCCATGGCCGCCGCACTCGGCGTGCGCACGGAAATCATCTATGCCGTCAGCTTCGCCATCGCCGTCGGCCTTGCCGCGATGGGCGGCGTCATCGGCGCGGAGCTGCTACCGGTCGAACCCTATTACGCGCTGCGCTACATGGTCACCTTCCTCGTGGTGGTCTCCGTCGGCGGCGCAGGCTCCATTCCCGGCGCGCTGATCGCCTGCCTGCTGCTCGGCGCGATCGATACGACCGGGCGGTATCTCGCCCCCGAATATGGCGAGTTCTTCTTTTATCTGGCGGTCATCGTGATCATCACCTTGTTCCCGCGCGGCCTTCTTGGAAGGGCGAAATGAGATGGCGGTGCTCATGAACGACGTGACTGAAACGGCAGATATCCCAAAGGCGCGCTCGCCCCTGCGTGCTATCGCGGGGCCGCTCCTCATCATCGCCGCAGCAATTGCCGGTTATTATCTCTTCCCTGACAATCTGGCGCTTCTGACCCGCATCATCGCCATTGCGCTTTTGGTGCTGTCGATCGATCTTGTCACCGGCTATTGCGGCGTTGCAACGCTTGGCCATGCCGCACTCTTCGGCGCCGGTGCCTATGCCGCCGGCATCGCCGCCGCACATTTCGAGATCACCGATCCGCTGCTGATGACCGTCATCGGCGCGGCAGCGGGCGGCGTGGCCGGGCTGCTTTCCGGCACGGTGCTGCTGCGCGCCCACGGTCTGCCGCAACTGGTGCTTTCCATCGCCGTCGTTCACCTGTTCCACGAGGCGGCCAACAAGGCGTCGGGCTGGACCGGCGGCAGCGACGGGCTATCAGGCGTTTCCCCAGACGCCCTGTTCGGCACCTTCGAATTCGATCTTTTCGGCCGCACCGCCTATGTTTACGGCGTCTGTCTGCTGCTCCTCGTCTTCCTCGCCCTCAGGGTCGTGGTGCACTCGCCCTTCGGCATGCTATGCCGCGGCGTCAAGCAGGACAGCATCCGCATTCAGGCCATGGGCGGCGCTGTCAACGGCACGATTTTGAAGATGTTCGTGATATCGGGCGTCGTCGCCGGCATTGGCGGCGCACTGAATGCCATTTCCACCCAGGTCGTCGGCCTCGACAGCCTCAGCTTCACGCTTTCGGCCGAAGCGCTGGTCATGCTGGTGCTCGGCGGCGCGGGTTCGCTTTACGGCGCGCTGATCGGCACCGTCACCTTCATGTGGTTCGAAGATGTCGTTTCCGCCGCCAATCCGTTCCACTGGCTCACCATTGTCGGTCTACTGCTGATTGCCGTCGTGCTCTTCGCACCACGCGGGCTTTACGGCGCGGGTGAACAGATCATCGCCCGCCTGCGGGGAGGTCGCACATGAGCGCCATTTTCGAAGTCTCCGGCCTGCAGAAGAATTTCGGCGGCCTCGTCGTCACCAACAACGTTTCGCTGTCGCTCTCGCCGGGAGACCGCACGGTGCTGATCGGCCCGAATGGCGCCGGCAAGACCACCTTCGTCAATCTCGTCACCGGCAATATCAAGCCTTCGGCCGGCACGGTGCGCATCGCCGGTGAGGACGTGACGGGCCTCAGCGCCAGCCAGCGGGTGAAGCGCGGCCTTGTGCGCTCCTTCCAGGTCACCCGGCTGTTTCAGGATATGACGCCGGAAGAACATGTGGCGCTGGCCATTCTCCAGCGCGAAGGCAAAACCGGCCGGATTTTCGGCCGTTATCGCGCCATGCCCTCGGTCATGAGCGAAGCCCACGATATTCTCGGTACGCTCGGCCTTCTGCCGCTTGCCGAAACAAGGGTGCGCGAAATCGCCTATGGTCAGCAGCGGCTGATCGAGATCGCGCTTGCCATGGCGCTTCGCCCGAAAATCCTGCTGCTCGACGAACCGGCTGCCGGCGTACCTTCCACGGAAACGGCGCGCATTGAACAGGCGCTCGACAGGCTCCCCGCCGACCTCGCCATATTGATGATCGAGCACGACATGGATCTGGTTTTCCGTTTCGCCAAACGCGTCGTGGTTCTGGCGGCCGGCGCCGTCATCTTCGACGGCTCGCCTGAAGACGTCACCAGCAATGCGGAAGTCCGCCAAGCTTATCTGGGAAGTTACGCCGATGCCCGCAGCGCCGCTTGAAATCGCCAATCTGACCGCCGGTTATGGCCCGACAAGGGTCATTGAGGGCCTGTCGCTTTCCGTGCCATCGGGCTCGCGTTTTGCCGTGCTCGGCCGCAACGGCGTCGGCAAGACCAGCCTCTTCGCCACGCTGGCCGGCCAGACGAAACGCTTTGCCGGCGATATCCGTATCGGCGGGCAGGACATCGCCGCCCTGCCGAGTGCTGCCCGCGCCAAAGCCGGCCTTGGTTATGTGCCGCAAACGCGGGATGTTTTCCCGACGCTGACCGTCGAGGAAAACCTCTTCGTCGGCCTCAAGACCCGGCCGAAATCGGCCATCGAAGAAGCCTACACCCTGTTTCCGCGCCTCAAAGAGCGCCGCCGCAATCTCGGCTCGCAACTTTCCGGGGGCGAACAGCAAATGCTCTCCACGGCCCGCACCATTCTCGGCCAGCCGCGCGTGCTGCTGCTTGACGAACCGCTTGAAGGCCTCGCCCCGGTCATCTGCGAAGAACTGATGGCCGCCTTCTCCAAGCTCGCCCAATCCGGCGAAATGACCATTCTTCTCATCGAACAGCGCATCCAGATGGCCATAGACTTCGCCGACCACGCCATCATCATGGAACGCGGCCGCATCGTCTGGGAAGGACCGTCGAGCGAGCTTTCTGAGAACCCTGGTATTATCGATACGCATCTCGGGGTTGGCGGGCTGCACTAAGCCCCCTCACCCTCATTCGTCGGCTTCCAAAAAACTCAATGGAATAAAAATTCCATTGGGGCTAAAGTGCACACGATTTCAGTCTGCACAAAGGAACGACAATGACGGCAATCGAGGCGCCAGATTCGGTGAAGGCTTTTGAGGAGCGGTTGCTCCAAGTGGCGGAGGGCCTGCCGAAGCGGTTGCGGCAATGCGCCGACTATGTCGCCTCCAATCAGGATCGCATCGCCGTTTCCACCGTCGCCGAAATGGCGGATGGCGCCGGCGTGCAGCCCTCGGCCTTCATGCGTTTCTGTCAGATCATGGGCTTTTCCGGCTTTTCGGAAATGCAGCGTCTGTTTCGTGATTCCTATGTCGGCGGCTGGCCGGATTATGCCACGCGACTCGACCACCTGCGTGAAAAGGGCGACGAGAGCGCCTCCGGTCTGCTGGCGGAATTCGTTGAAGCCGGCCGTTCTTCGCTCGAAATGCTGCTAAAATCGGTCGATACGAAGCAGCTTGACGAGGCGGTTTCAGCGCTCTCCAAGGCGCGGACCGTGCACATCATGGGCCTGCGCCGCTCATTCCCCATCGCCAGCTATCTGGCCTATGCCTTCGAGAAGATGAAGGTGCCGGCGGTGCTGCACAGCGCCGTTGGCGGGCTCAGCAATATCAGCGCCATCTCCCGCGACGACGCGTTGATCGCCATCACCTTCTCCCCCTATTCCACAGAGACGCTGGAACTGGCGGAAAACGCCCGCGCCAACGGTATTCCGGTCGTGGCGCTCTCCGATTCCGCCGTCAATCCGCTCCGAAAATCCGGCGCAACGCTGCTGACCGTCACCGAGATCGATTTCGGCGCATTCCGCTCGCTTTCGGCCACGCTCTGTCTCGCCATCACGCTGGCAGTTGCTGTGGGAACACGCAAGACGGCCTGAATATTTTTATTGAAAATGGAAAAAATAGAATTTATGATCCAAATCCATGAAACGGACATTCCACGACTGTCCGTCTCGTGACGGGACAAGTGAGCGGAGGAGGCTCACCGGAGCGGGATGGCAATGGCCGGCGGCATGGTTGCCTGATCCGCTCGACACACATGAGGCAGACCGCGCCAGCGTGCGGTGCTAAGGAGGAACCTTTTGAAAAAACTTGATCTTATCACGATCGGACGCTCGTCTGTCGACCTTTACGGTTCGCAGGTCGGCGGCCGTCTGGAGGACATGGCCTCCTTTGCCAAATATATTGGCGGCTCGCCCACCAATATCGCAGCCGGCGCTGCGCGCCTTGGATTGAACAGCGCCGTCATCACCCGTGTGGGTGACGAGCATATGGGCCGTTTCATCCGCGAACAGCTGGTGCGTGAAGGTGTGGACGTGCGCGGCGTGAAGACCGACCCGGAGCGGCTGACCGCGCTGGTGCTGCTCGGCATTCGCGACCAGAACCAGTTCCCGCTGATTTTCTATCGCGAAAACTGTGCCGACATGGCGCTCAGCGAAGAAGACATCGATCCCGCCTTCATCGCCGACGCCGGCTGCATCTGCGCCACCGGCAC
The DNA window shown above is from Agrobacterium tumefaciens and carries:
- a CDS encoding branched-chain amino acid ABC transporter permease; protein product: MQTVFSILIDALAYGMVLFIISIGLSVTMGLMRVVNLAHGAFAMIGGYLASYAAHGLGLGYAAAILVAIVGTIVIAIPLERFLYRRIYGAPELTQVLMTIGITFCIIGIANFVFGPTLKTIPLPQQLAGPTDLGFRTIATHRIFAIACGLAVAGALWFTFEKTAFGIKLRAAVDNAAMAAALGVRTEIIYAVSFAIAVGLAAMGGVIGAELLPVEPYYALRYMVTFLVVVSVGGAGSIPGALIACLLLGAIDTTGRYLAPEYGEFFFYLAVIVIITLFPRGLLGRAK
- a CDS encoding branched-chain amino acid ABC transporter permease codes for the protein MAVLMNDVTETADIPKARSPLRAIAGPLLIIAAAIAGYYLFPDNLALLTRIIAIALLVLSIDLVTGYCGVATLGHAALFGAGAYAAGIAAAHFEITDPLLMTVIGAAAGGVAGLLSGTVLLRAHGLPQLVLSIAVVHLFHEAANKASGWTGGSDGLSGVSPDALFGTFEFDLFGRTAYVYGVCLLLLVFLALRVVVHSPFGMLCRGVKQDSIRIQAMGGAVNGTILKMFVISGVVAGIGGALNAISTQVVGLDSLSFTLSAEALVMLVLGGAGSLYGALIGTVTFMWFEDVVSAANPFHWLTIVGLLLIAVVLFAPRGLYGAGEQIIARLRGGRT
- a CDS encoding ABC transporter ATP-binding protein, translating into MSAIFEVSGLQKNFGGLVVTNNVSLSLSPGDRTVLIGPNGAGKTTFVNLVTGNIKPSAGTVRIAGEDVTGLSASQRVKRGLVRSFQVTRLFQDMTPEEHVALAILQREGKTGRIFGRYRAMPSVMSEAHDILGTLGLLPLAETRVREIAYGQQRLIEIALAMALRPKILLLDEPAAGVPSTETARIEQALDRLPADLAILMIEHDMDLVFRFAKRVVVLAAGAVIFDGSPEDVTSNAEVRQAYLGSYADARSAA
- a CDS encoding ABC transporter ATP-binding protein produces the protein MPAAPLEIANLTAGYGPTRVIEGLSLSVPSGSRFAVLGRNGVGKTSLFATLAGQTKRFAGDIRIGGQDIAALPSAARAKAGLGYVPQTRDVFPTLTVEENLFVGLKTRPKSAIEEAYTLFPRLKERRRNLGSQLSGGEQQMLSTARTILGQPRVLLLDEPLEGLAPVICEELMAAFSKLAQSGEMTILLIEQRIQMAIDFADHAIIMERGRIVWEGPSSELSENPGIIDTHLGVGGLH
- a CDS encoding MurR/RpiR family transcriptional regulator, encoding MTAIEAPDSVKAFEERLLQVAEGLPKRLRQCADYVASNQDRIAVSTVAEMADGAGVQPSAFMRFCQIMGFSGFSEMQRLFRDSYVGGWPDYATRLDHLREKGDESASGLLAEFVEAGRSSLEMLLKSVDTKQLDEAVSALSKARTVHIMGLRRSFPIASYLAYAFEKMKVPAVLHSAVGGLSNISAISRDDALIAITFSPYSTETLELAENARANGIPVVALSDSAVNPLRKSGATLLTVTEIDFGAFRSLSATLCLAITLAVAVGTRKTA